In one Caldicellulosiruptoraceae bacterium PP1 genomic region, the following are encoded:
- a CDS encoding peroxiredoxin, with the protein MNQDNKEINPINNEGFSVIFFYSKDGTTGCTKEVKDFQANLDRFNELKVKVIGVSSDSVDRHKRFSIEHNIDYDLISDTDHKIALAFDVFKEKNMYGKKVMGNERSTFIINNEGKIIKKYSKVKVDGHVEKVIQDIMEFTK; encoded by the coding sequence ATAAATCAAGATAATAAAGAAATCAATCCAATAAATAATGAAGGTTTTTCGGTAATATTCTTTTATTCCAAAGATGGAACAACAGGATGCACTAAAGAAGTTAAGGACTTTCAAGCAAATTTAGATAGGTTTAATGAATTAAAAGTTAAGGTTATAGGGGTGAGTAGCGATTCGGTAGATAGGCACAAAAGATTTTCAATAGAGCATAACATTGATTATGATTTAATATCTGATACAGATCATAAAATTGCCTTGGCCTTTGATGTGTTTAAAGAAAAAAATATGTATGGCAAAAAAGTTATGGGTAATGAAAGATCTACCTTTATTATTAATAATGAAGGGAAGATAATAAAAAAATACTCAAAGGTTAAGGTAGACGGTCATGTAGAAAAGGTTATTCAAGATATAATGGAATTTACGAAATAA